CGAATTATGATGGCATCGGTTATTTCTATTGGAGCCTACCTGCTTTATACGGGTTCGGTAATCGGGCTTGCCATCCTTGGCTTCGTCGTTTTCATGCTCCTTCTCTGGGCCTTCACGAACTTCTGTCCCTCCGTTTTCATGCTGGGACGTTTCCTGAAGCCCTGCTGGAAGGAATGAGTTTCGATCTACAGAACGAAGTTAACCGTCGACTGGACGCTGTAGAGGGGCTGCTGCCCGAGCTACAGCGTCTTCTGACGACGATGCAGGAAGAGGATCTTCAGATCCGCACCAAATCGACGCGCCGCGATCTCGTTACAAAGGCCGACGTCGCCTCAGAAGAGACGATCCTGCATTTTCTGCGTAGCCTCTTTCCAGGCGACGCCATACTGGCAGAAGAATCGGGCCAGCATCAGGCCCTTTCATCCAGTGTGCCCGTTTCGGGACTGACATGGTGCATCGACCCCGTCGACGGAACCGTGAACTACGCCCACGGGCTGCCGCTTTATGCCGTATCGTTCGGCCTGCTCTTTGAGAACGAACCGGTTGGAGGCCTTGTTTTTCTGCCTGCATTGAACGACACCTATAGAGGAGCGGTGCAGAGCGGAGCGACAAAAAACGGGCGCCCGATTCGCGTCTCACCGAACACGGATCTTGAATCGGCCCTGATCGTTACGGGATTCCCCTACAGACGTCAGGAGATGATCGACATCCTCACCGGATCGCTTCGCGGAGTGTTGCTGAACGCTCGCGGAATTCGCCGCACGGGTTCGGCCGCTCTTGACCTGTGCTGGGTGGCCGAAGGACGTTTTGACGGCCACTACGAATGGAATCTTTCGCCGTGGGATACGTGCGGAGCGTTAACCATCCTGCGAGAGGCAGGCGGCACGGCGACGAATCTCAAAGGCGAACATTTTCGCCTTGAAGAAAAGATGCTTGTAGCGACGAACGGCTTTGTTCATGAACAGCTGCGCACGACGCTGATTGAGGCAGGCGCCTCAGAACCGCATGCGGAATGATATCGTCCCATCCTGTACGATAACGGCCGACCGATCATCCTCAAAGAAAGATATATCGATCCAGTGAAGGGCTACGACGCCGATGGCGGCCATTCCGGCCAGCCGCTGATTGCGCTGATGCGCATCATAAAGCTCTCTCTGCTGTGAACGCCTGATCCACAGAGCATTACCAAGCGCAGCATACGAAGAGATACTGAGCGGCATGATAAGATCGGGATCGTTCAGAGCATCGGATGCGATGAGATCTCCGCGTCGCTTCTGATCCCAGGCATACACGGCCAGCAGACCGAGCGCCGATGGATAGGCCCATCCGCGCCACTGCTGACGCTCGATCTGCACCCATCCGGGAACGGAGCGCTTCCATAGCGGCGGAGCAGTCGTTTGCGATACGGTCTCTTTCTTTGCCGGCTCTTCGGGCCGATTCAAATCGAGCGATTGTTTTTGAGCGGCGTCTTCGACGCGAAACGTCTTCCAATCCGACCAGCCAGCAGGTTTACCGAAACGATTCAGAGCCGATACGCGAATGCGATACTCGCCCGCCTCGAGACTCAGTTCCACAACGCTTGTGGCCGACTTTTGCTGCACGACGCGACCATCGCTTCCCGTCCATTCGACGGCATAACCGCTTGCTCCCGGTACGCCCGACCAGCGGATCGACATGGATCTTTTTTCCGTCTTCTCGGCAAACATGACGGAAGACAGGAACAGAAGGAGCGCAGAGCAGATTACTCGCCGTCGTCGGTGCATCATCGTATCTCCAGTTCGGGCGGCGCGAGGTTCTCATGCAGCACGATCGTGAACTTTGCCTGAGCGTTGTCTTTCGCCGATTCAAGCGTCCATCTGAAGACGCCCGTATCAAGCACGGAAAGATCGGTTAACGTAAATGCATTGCCGGTCACCCTCGTCTGAAAGACGACCGTTCCTGTGGCGTCGCGAAGCATGAGCGTTCGCTCTGCCGGGACGCCCTTCCATCGAAAAAGCAGGAAATTCTTTCCCGTCATGTCGACGACGCCGGTCGGATAAAGAAGCGTGAGCGGCTCGGCCGCGGGCCCGGGCGCTTTCTCTGATGCCGGTGCGTCGGTATCGAGCTGCCCGTCTTTTCCCGAAGGTTTCTCGGCCTCGCCTGAAGGCGATGGGGCGGCGGCCACGACCTCAAAGCTGGAGATCGAGCTTTCAGAGTCGGCGCCTGGAACGCTTCCCCTTGCGAGTACTCGCCAGTAATACCGGCCAGGAGAGAGCTGTATCGACAAACCCGTTCGACGCACATCCTGATAGGCGACGCGATCGGTAAAGCTGCGGTCTCTTGCCAGCTCGATAAAATACGACGAGGCCGATTCTTCCTCTTTCCAGCGAAAAGACACGTAACCAGGATCGGATGCGATGCGAATCTTCGCCTCGGGACGCGGCATCAATAGTTGAGGGCTGCTTTTGCGACGCAGACGCAGCCGTCGCAGCGGACCGACCTCGTCGCCCTGTCGCACTCTCCAGAAATAGTTAGCCGCCTTCAGTTCAAGCACAAGCCTTGAATCGTTCTGGACGTCATAAATTTGTAGATTCTTTTCAAGCGGAGCGCCTGCATAGAGTTCGACGGTCGTCGTTCCGGCCGCCCCCTGCCAGCGGAACTCAACCTCCATGGAATCGCCCGTATAAAAAAAGCGAGCGTTATCCTCGGGGCTGATAGCGGCGATCCCTCTTCGTATTCTGCGGTCTTTGCCATCTTTCGTCTGCAACGATTCGCCGGGGCGCAGAATTACGGTCACATCGTCAGCAAGCACAGAGGCAGTGCCGTCCGTTTCGATCTCGCCGTCTTTATCGTTCAGTGGATCGACGAAAAAGCGTGTCGGGCCGGCCTCGGTCGTAAAACGTCTTCCGGACCGCTCGACAACGACGCCCTGACTGCCTGGCCTGATAATCGCCGACCCTTTTACGAGTGTGACCGTCATCTTCTCGCGCAGATGAAGAACGATGAGGCTTTCAGGATCAAGCTCGATCTTAGACCCGTCTTTCAGGTCGATGACGGCCTCTGCCGTTTCGTCGGTACGAACGGAATCACCGTCAAAGACCGTGTCTCCTGGATTCAGGCGCTGCCACACGACCTGAGCAGGATCTCGCCGCTGTACGATGCGATTGCGATAGCTGACATCACCGACCGGACGTCCAGTCCCTTCGCCATAGCTCAGCGTCATCTCCAGATAGAGAAGAACGGCGCTCATGACGAGTATGGCAGAGCATATAATGAGAACGACGATATCTGTCCGGCTCAGCTTACGGTTCATTGGAGCCCTCCGGCATGCCCGGACGATAGGCGATTCGCAACTGTTCTCTGAGCTGTTCCAGCGATCGGGGCGCTTCGGAGTCGTTCTTTCGCCCCAGAACGGCGTAGGTTAACTGTGGTTCTGCCTTACCGCGAATGGGTACGGGAGGCATGGCGACGAGATGATAATCGTCACCGAGTATGCGTCGCGTGCTTTCAGAGATGAGGATGTCGGTACCGAATTCTTTATTCAAATATTCGATACGGGATGCAAGGTTAACGGCGTCGCCGATGACGGTAAATTCAAGGCGCTTCTCTGATCCGACCTGGCCGGCGATCACCGGCCCCGTATTAATGCCAAGGCCGAAATTTATATGCGGGATGCCTTCGAGCGCGAAAGAATGATTGAGATCTATCAGAGACTGTCGCATGAGCAGAGCCGAATTGACGGCGCGCTTCGCCTCATCCTTCTGCGGAAGAAGGGCTCCCCAGTGAGCCATGATCGCGTCGCCGATGAACTTATCGACGACGCCGTCCGTAACCGTCACGCTATCGACCATCGCCGTGAAATAGCGGTTCAGAAAATCCACGACCTCTTCGGGTTGACGGGACTCTGAGAACTGGGTGAACCCTCTGATATCGGTGAAAAGAACCGTACAGTGCTTTTTCTCGCCACCGAGACGCAGACTACCCTGAATGGCGCGCTCGGCGATTTCAGGATTCACGAACTTACCGAACTCTTCTTTGATCTTCTGACGTTCGCGCAGTCCATGCACCATCTGTATAAAGGCCACGGTTAACGAACCGATCTCGTCACGCGTGCTCGGCTTGATCTGAACGGCATAGTCGCCCTGCTCGATTCGGCGCGCCGCATGAAGAAGTTCGACGATGGGCAGTGTCAACGTTCGCGAGAAGAGATAGACGATGATGAAGGCGACCGTGAGAATCATCACGACGATGAGGATGTTCTGTCGCTGCACGCGAAAGACGGCCTCAAAGGCCCGATCGGCCGGGACAAGAGAGATCACGCCGAATCCGTTTTTCAAGATGCGAAACGAGCCGAGATATTCATGGCCTTCTGATTCAAAGAGCTGAGAGCCGTTGTCGACGGGACTGCGCAGCATTGACTGTACGATAGGCAGGTCCTCGATTTTCTGAATGGCGCCATCGGTGGCCGAAATCAGCCGGCCCTGCCCGTCGACGAGTAGAAGCCTGAATATCTCGGTCTGCCTGGCGCTGCGGTAGCGCGCGAATAACCGCTCGGGTGAGAGAACGATCAACTGAACGGTATCTTCGGAGTCAAGCCAGAGCGAAAGTATAAGGAGCAGAGAACCATCCGCTCGCACAAACGGGCTGAAAACAGGTACATCGGGCGAAGCATTGAAAAACTCGTCCGATTTATCGGACTGAAGAAGCGAAATCATTTCGGCTTCGGTAACTCCGTAGTCTTTGCTTAACGCCTCGTTTAGATGAATGGACTCGGCCTTTACGGTATCGGTCTTGCCATCACGCTTGAGTAAGGCCACCGACACGGCCGAAGCGTTCTTAGCAAAAAAGCTCTGCGGGCTTTCCTGACCCGAACCGAGCAGGCGCCCCCATGCATATACGTTATCCAGATCGGAATCGAGTGCATCGCCGATCATACGCGAAAGGCTCAGGTTATAATCCTGTATAAGAACCGTGCTGAGTTTTTTGAAAAGATCGCCCGTCAGCGTGATGATCACGACGCTGGAAAGCACGACGATACCCGTAATAATCGAAAGCAGCTTACGACGAATCGAGAACCGTCCGCCCGGCTTGCCGATCATAGTCTTCGCCGTTTGTGGAAGATACGGATGGATGCTTCGCGCATATTCGGCGACGATTTTGCGCACCTCTTCGGGAGCTTCAGGGCCGTCTACGACTTCGGCGGCGCGATCGGGCGAGATTTCAACCGGATGAATGAGCAGCGTGGGCAGGAATCCTCTTACAGCGGCCGAGGCCTCCTGCGAGTGAAGAAACAGAACATGCCCCTTCCATAGATGAGTGCGCAGCTCTTGATTGAGGCGACGGAAATAAGAGAAGTCAGGACGCGTAAGCGAAGCGACCGATGCAAGAAGAATCGGCATGCCCTCTTCGCGACAGATGCGGTGCCATTCGGACAGCTCGTCAGATCCCATCCACTTCAGATCGGGAGCAAGCACGAGAAGAGAAACCTGATTCCTCTTCCAGCGACGAACGCGACGCGCAATACCATCCGCTCCTTCTGACGAGAACTTATCGTCAAGCGAAGGATCGTGATACAGAGCGAAGCCGCTTCGAAATCGAATTCTACCTTTCTCCATTCTGATCCATCCAGAAAATCAGCGGCCCCGTCAGAGCACACTACAAATCAAATCGACCCATCTACCAGGGAAAATCCATCACGGCTATGCTACAACCATAAGATCAAGCGTTCAGCCTGCACCGGATTGGTATGCGACGAAAACTAATCCTTTTTCCTTATCAAATTACACCATCCGGTGTATTGACCGACGGTAATAAAAATGCAATCCTCTGATGTAGAAAGATAGGAGGATCATCATGAAACGCATCGTAACAAACCTCAGCCTGCAGATCCTCGTCGCATTCCTGGGAATGCTCATGGTCTCAGCCTGTACGCGCGAGGATGAAAATCTTGCATGGCTTCTTGCCGTCACCGACCCTCTGGCCGACATTGAACCGACGACGGAGGCCGAAACCATCCCCTTTCATATGGATGTCGAAGACGTGAACGGCCCCACGGATTTTATCTTCGAGAATACGACGACCTACCCGGTCAGGGTAACCGTGATCGACGGCGTGAACCCGGTAGACAGCACCCTTGTTCAGATTATGGAATATACGTCGGGCGGTCCGCGCGTTTCCTTCCGCGCGGTCACCGATGCCGAGGGCAATGTCAGCGGTAGCTTCACGATAGAGAATCGTGCCGAACCGCGGGTTACGGTGGAACTCACATATCTCGGTAAAGAGTATCGCTTCGAAATCGACCTGACAAATGTCCGCGAAATCAAGCGCTACATCTACGTTGACGGCTACCTCGAGCAGATCGAGATCAGCGATCGCGACGGCGACGGTATTGCCGACGAGCTGGACGATTATCCCGATGATGCCGGTCGCGCCACGCTTGTTAAGATTCCGGCCGACAACTATTTCACCATCGCCTTCGAAGATCTCTTCCCCACTCCGGGCGACGCCGACTTTAATGACTATGTTGTGCGAGTGAAAAGCGAGCAGGACCTCGATGCGCAAGGTAAGGTCGTACGCATGCGCAGCGAGTTCACACACGTGGCGAAAGGAGCCGGCTACAACCATACCTTCCATATGAAGTTACCAGGAACGGGACAATATACGCTGAAGAGAACAGCGGCAGATGGAACCGTCGCCTTTGATACGACCCTTCCGCTTACCGATGCCGGAGTCGAGATCTTGCCCTCCAGCGAAACGACGCTTGCTCAATCCAACACTGCGACGGGACAGATCTTCGTTACGGGCATGACGGCGCAATTCGAAGCCGTATTCGAGACGCCGCTGACCGGACTGGCCTTTCCCTATGACATGTATCTCTATGTGAAGAATACGAAGAAGGAGATTCACTTCCCCGGCAAATACACAAATAGCGACGGAAGCGATCCCTATATGGATGCGAACGGATTCCCGTGGGCCCTGTTGATTCCAGGAGACTGGAGCTGGCCTCTCGAACGTAACAACATCCATCAGGCGTATCCGCTCTTTCAGAGCTGGTACGAAACGGCGGGACAGCAAGCTGCGGAATGGTATAAAACAGCAGACTTCAATCTCGTCTTCAACAAGTGAACTTCCAACATCCGCTGGAAGGCTGAGGGGGCCGGTGCGAAATGCGCCGGCTTTTTTTTGTTTACCGGCAACCCCGTGTCGCATTCTTCACTGGAGTGAAGCTTGATCCGGCCTATGCAGAACAGATCCTATCAGGCATCTCGCCGCTTTTCACGATCAATCAAAGGCAGGAGTTGCGCTTTGTAAACCGGCCGTTCGAAGAAGAATTCGGAATAAAAGCGGCGACCGTACTCGGCCGACGCATCTTCGACATACTGCCGCTTCCCGTACTCGATCGCGAGGCGATGCTCGACGCTCTGCAGCGCAAGGGCGGACGCAAAAGCGTGAACCATCAATTTCGCTTTCGACGCCGTATCTATGGTTATACAGTATTCCCGGTCGGAGCGGATCAGGGCATCATACTCAAAAATATTACCGACATACGCCGCCTGGAGCGCAAGGTACAGAATCTGCATTCGCGTCTTCTCAGCGCCCAGGAAGAAGAACGACAGCGCCTTGCCGCCGAACTGCATGACGGAGTCGGGCAGACCATCGTCGCCGCAAAGATCAACCTGATGGCGTATAACGCCGACCGTGCCCGGAACGAATCCCGATTTACGATGGCCGTCGAACTGATCGATCGATCAAGCGACGAACTGCGCGAAATCTATTCGAATCTGTATCCTTCCGTGTTACGGGAGCTCGGTCTGACCTCGGCGATTCGAGCCGCTCTGAAGGCCCTTGAAGGCGCCTCGATTCATGTGGATGCCGATATAGATATTAAACGCGCCTTACCCGAAGACCTTGAGGTCCAGGTTTACAGGCTTCTGCAAGAGCTGATCGCCAATACTTTGAAGCATTCGTCGGCGACGGCGGTTTCCGTTCATATCTTTCAAAACCGCAACCTGCTTCATCTGCAATTCGACGATAACGGAACAGGCTTCGACACGGGACGAAGCGCCGAGAGCGGATTCGGGCTTCAGAATATGCGTCGCCGCGTCGCCGACTGGCAGGGATGGTTGCAGCTGATTTCATTTCCTGGGGGCGGAAGCAGCGTGCAGATACGCCTGCCTGTTCGCCGGAGGACGGCTCCTCTATGAAAGAAACCAGACTCTATCTTGCCGACGATCATGCCATCGTCCGAGAAGGCCTTCGCTTCATCCTGAGCTCGCAGCCCCATTACAAAATCGTCGGCGAATCAGGAGACGGACCGATCGCCTTGCAGCAGATCGAAGAGATCAAGCCCGATATCGCCATCCTCGACATCTCGCTTCCCGGCATGACGGGTATTGAGATCGCCCGGCAGATTCGCCGATATCATCCCGACATCAGAATCATCATGCTTTCGCGTCACGATAACGAAGAGTATCTGCGTGAGCTTCTTAAATATAAGATCCACGGATATGTTTTGAAAGATGAGGCGGGCAGCGACTTAATAAGGGCTATCGATGCCGTTATGAGCGGCGAAACCTATCTGAGTCCGCGCATGGTTTCAATGCTCGTGCGCGAAAAAGAGGCCGGAACGGACGCCGATACGGGCCTTTTTTCCCTGCTTTCAAACCGTGAACGAGAGATACTCAAGCTGCTGGCCGAAGGCAAGACGAACGAAGAGATCGGAACGCAGCTGCGTATCTCTCCTCATACGGCGAAGGTTCACAGACAGAATATCATGAAGAAGCTCAACCTTCATAAAACGGCCGATCTTGTGCGCTATGCGGTGCGTACAGGGTTAATCGAAGGCTGAGCGGCTATCGTTGCGCGAACGGCTTGCTGCGCTTAACGCACGCAGAGAAGGGAAAGAGGTATTGAGCAGTCCCCACCAAAACCGCCATCAGCAAAAGCCGCCGGCCCCGTCACGGCACCTACGCCAAAAGCGCCATTGCCCACCGTATCCGTCCAGTCGGTACAAGTAGATGGTCCCAATTCCATCCAATCACTATCCATTCCCGTCCACCACTGGCCTGCGGCAGCAAGCGGAGCATTCAAGCCCGCCGTCATTAGAAAGATGCCTGAGGCATTCGTCGTAAAGACGACCGTTCCATCGGGGCGTTTGTAGCTCGTATTCGCGCGCAGCACCCAGTCTACATGCTCGGAGCTGCCGCCTGCACAGTTAATCGACGTGCAGGCGACTCGATTGCCAGAATCGATAAGAAGCGCTCTGTATTCTGATCCTGTTCCAGGAAGCGCCGGCTGCTCACTGTCCTTTGCCTGAGCGCAGAGACTATCGGCCCCTTCAATGCCGGTCGCCCCCCCACCGGCCATAAGTAGATTGCCGTTGTAGGTGGCCGAAGTCGCAAAGATGTAATGATCAAAGGTACTGGCAAGACTGAGCAGGCTAACCGCTCCGCCTTCGGGAAAAGGTTTCGAGCATTGCAGGAACAATCCAGAAAAGACGCTCATCGTCGCGATAAAAACACGGCTCGATAACATAGGATTCAATGAGCGCCCCATACGTTTAAGATATGATGACGTCGTAAGAATACAACACATTTCGAGGTTCGGTAAGCACAATAATGTTGCTCTATTGCCTATACCATCTCAGGCTGAACGTCCTTCATTTCGCGGCACAAGCTTATCGAGCTTGCGAATATAGAGAGCGGCCGCTTCATCCTCGGGATTGGCCCTGAGAATGCCCTCGAAAAGCTTGCGAGCCTCGTCATATTCGCCTCTATGCAGGGCCATGATGCCCTTCTCGAATTCCGTACGCGTCACCTGCTTCACGATTCGCATCTCTGTCGGATCAAGGTCAAAAACCTCGAAGACAGAGACGGGCTCCGTCTTACCTTTCACGCGCACCTTGCCCAGGAAGCGATAACAGAACTTGTTCGGATCTTCAAGACGTACCAGACTTTCTTCGCTGATGACGATCGATGATCCGTAGCTTCTCGTCAGACCTTCGATACGAGAGGCAAGGTTAACTGCATCAGAAATGACGGTGCCGTCCATGCGCTCCTGTTCGCCTACGGTTCCGAGCATCAGCCGGCCCGTATGAATGCCCGCCCCAACGCGGATGGCGGGGCGTCCCCACTGTGTCAGCTCTTCGTTGAATACATTGATGGCCTTTTGAATCTCAAGAGCGGCCTGAAGCGCGTCTTCGGCGCCTTCGGGAAACAGAGCCATGAGACCGTCGCCGAGGTATTTGTCGATAAAGCCGTTGTTCTTTCGAATCAGAGGTCCGATACGACCGAGATAATCGTTCAGAAAATCAAAATTCTCTTTCGGCGTCATATGCTCTGAAATCGTCGTGAACGATCGAATGTCGACGAAAAGCACCGTCATCTCGGTCTGCACCTGATCGCCGAGATGAATATCAAGAATGCTCTCTTTCTGTAAAAAACGAAGAAACTCG
This region of Leptonema illini DSM 21528 genomic DNA includes:
- a CDS encoding inositol monophosphatase family protein codes for the protein MSFDLQNEVNRRLDAVEGLLPELQRLLTTMQEEDLQIRTKSTRRDLVTKADVASEETILHFLRSLFPGDAILAEESGQHQALSSSVPVSGLTWCIDPVDGTVNYAHGLPLYAVSFGLLFENEPVGGLVFLPALNDTYRGAVQSGATKNGRPIRVSPNTDLESALIVTGFPYRRQEMIDILTGSLRGVLLNARGIRRTGSAALDLCWVAEGRFDGHYEWNLSPWDTCGALTILREAGGTATNLKGEHFRLEEKMLVATNGFVHEQLRTTLIEAGASEPHAE
- a CDS encoding adenylate/guanylate cyclase domain-containing protein, whose amino-acid sequence is MEKGRIRFRSGFALYHDPSLDDKFSSEGADGIARRVRRWKRNQVSLLVLAPDLKWMGSDELSEWHRICREEGMPILLASVASLTRPDFSYFRRLNQELRTHLWKGHVLFLHSQEASAAVRGFLPTLLIHPVEISPDRAAEVVDGPEAPEEVRKIVAEYARSIHPYLPQTAKTMIGKPGGRFSIRRKLLSIITGIVVLSSVVIITLTGDLFKKLSTVLIQDYNLSLSRMIGDALDSDLDNVYAWGRLLGSGQESPQSFFAKNASAVSVALLKRDGKTDTVKAESIHLNEALSKDYGVTEAEMISLLQSDKSDEFFNASPDVPVFSPFVRADGSLLLILSLWLDSEDTVQLIVLSPERLFARYRSARQTEIFRLLLVDGQGRLISATDGAIQKIEDLPIVQSMLRSPVDNGSQLFESEGHEYLGSFRILKNGFGVISLVPADRAFEAVFRVQRQNILIVVMILTVAFIIVYLFSRTLTLPIVELLHAARRIEQGDYAVQIKPSTRDEIGSLTVAFIQMVHGLRERQKIKEEFGKFVNPEIAERAIQGSLRLGGEKKHCTVLFTDIRGFTQFSESRQPEEVVDFLNRYFTAMVDSVTVTDGVVDKFIGDAIMAHWGALLPQKDEAKRAVNSALLMRQSLIDLNHSFALEGIPHINFGLGINTGPVIAGQVGSEKRLEFTVIGDAVNLASRIEYLNKEFGTDILISESTRRILGDDYHLVAMPPVPIRGKAEPQLTYAVLGRKNDSEAPRSLEQLREQLRIAYRPGMPEGSNEP
- a CDS encoding YgaP-like transmembrane domain — protein: MCIERVHRIMMASVISIGAYLLYTGSVIGLAILGFVVFMLLLWAFTNFCPSVFMLGRFLKPCWKE
- a CDS encoding LruC domain-containing protein, yielding MKRIVTNLSLQILVAFLGMLMVSACTREDENLAWLLAVTDPLADIEPTTEAETIPFHMDVEDVNGPTDFIFENTTTYPVRVTVIDGVNPVDSTLVQIMEYTSGGPRVSFRAVTDAEGNVSGSFTIENRAEPRVTVELTYLGKEYRFEIDLTNVREIKRYIYVDGYLEQIEISDRDGDGIADELDDYPDDAGRATLVKIPADNYFTIAFEDLFPTPGDADFNDYVVRVKSEQDLDAQGKVVRMRSEFTHVAKGAGYNHTFHMKLPGTGQYTLKRTAADGTVAFDTTLPLTDAGVEILPSSETTLAQSNTATGQIFVTGMTAQFEAVFETPLTGLAFPYDMYLYVKNTKKEIHFPGKYTNSDGSDPYMDANGFPWALLIPGDWSWPLERNNIHQAYPLFQSWYETAGQQAAEWYKTADFNLVFNK
- a CDS encoding response regulator — protein: MKETRLYLADDHAIVREGLRFILSSQPHYKIVGESGDGPIALQQIEEIKPDIAILDISLPGMTGIEIARQIRRYHPDIRIIMLSRHDNEEYLRELLKYKIHGYVLKDEAGSDLIRAIDAVMSGETYLSPRMVSMLVREKEAGTDADTGLFSLLSNREREILKLLAEGKTNEEIGTQLRISPHTAKVHRQNIMKKLNLHKTADLVRYAVRTGLIEG
- a CDS encoding DUF1554 domain-containing protein encodes the protein MSVFSGLFLQCSKPFPEGGAVSLLSLASTFDHYIFATSATYNGNLLMAGGGATGIEGADSLCAQAKDSEQPALPGTGSEYRALLIDSGNRVACTSINCAGGSSEHVDWVLRANTSYKRPDGTVVFTTNASGIFLMTAGLNAPLAAAGQWWTGMDSDWMELGPSTCTDWTDTVGNGAFGVGAVTGPAAFADGGFGGDCSIPLSLLCVR
- a CDS encoding sensor histidine kinase codes for the protein MKLDPAYAEQILSGISPLFTINQRQELRFVNRPFEEEFGIKAATVLGRRIFDILPLPVLDREAMLDALQRKGGRKSVNHQFRFRRRIYGYTVFPVGADQGIILKNITDIRRLERKVQNLHSRLLSAQEEERQRLAAELHDGVGQTIVAAKINLMAYNADRARNESRFTMAVELIDRSSDELREIYSNLYPSVLRELGLTSAIRAALKALEGASIHVDADIDIKRALPEDLEVQVYRLLQELIANTLKHSSATAVSVHIFQNRNLLHLQFDDNGTGFDTGRSAESGFGLQNMRRRVADWQGWLQLISFPGGGSSVQIRLPVRRRTAPL